A region of the Aquipuribacter hungaricus genome:
GTCGAAGACACGTCGACCCTCAGCAAGACCACGGCTACGCGCTCGCTCAGAACGGCCCAACCTGCCCCCGGACGGGATCCACAACTTGGCTGGCACCTGGCGCGCGACCTGTACGCGCGGTGCGTCCGCTGCGGCGGCATGGTGAGGCTGTGGGACGACCAGAGCGACGAATGCCCGTGCGGACGGCTCCACAAGGACGTGGACGCGGGTCGCTTCGGGTCGGATGACGGAGACGCGAGCCTCGCGGTGTTCCGCGTGACGACCGTGGCCGTCCGCCCTTGGTGGCGCCGGCTGAAGCGCGCCACGGGTCGCCTGTTCGAGGATCGAGGACCGCGAGGCTCGGGTAGCTAGACCGACCAAAGGTCGGTCACCGGGCACCTGCCCTCCGCCCGCACGGCGCTCCATCTGCGTGCCGCCCTCGGGGTGGTGGCTGATACCCGGGGGAGACTGCTGCTCGTGGACGGGGACCGCAGCGCCGAGGTGCTCCGCTACAACCCGGACAACCAGACGACGCTGGTCGTCGAGCGGGTCCGGACGTCGACCGGCAGCCGGGTGCGCAAGGAGCTCCGTCGACCCGACCGGGGGAGCCCGTGGCGCGGGGGGCACTGGGCTGCCTCGACCGACCCGGGGCACTGGAACTACTGGCACCGTGAGGCCGAGGTCTACCGCGACGAGGACCTGCGCGCCTCCCTGGCGGGCACCGGGCTCGGGCTGGCCGCTGCCGAGGTGGTCGAGCACGACGCCGGCGCGACCCTGTGGCTGGAAGATGTCGTCGGTACGCCCGGCCCGGCGTTCGACCTCGACGACCACGTGGCGACCGCGGCCGCGCTGGGCCCCTGGCAGGGACGGCCGCCGTTGTCCCGGCCCTGGTCCTCGCAGCGCTTCCTGCGCGAGTACTCCACCAGCCGCCCGTGGGACCTGACGGTGGTCGACGACGACGCCGCGTGGGAGCAGCCGCTCGTCCGCGCCACCTGGCCGGAGGGTCTGCGCGACGGGTGGGCGCGGCTGCTGGCCCACCGCGGCGACCTGCTCGACGTCATGGAGGAGCTCCCGAGGGTCTCCAGCCACCTGGACGCGTGGGTCAGCAACGTCGTGCGGCGCGCCGACGGCACGGTGGTCCTGCTCGACTGGGCCTTCGCCGGCGACGGCGCGGTCGGCGAGGACCTCGGCAACTGGCTGCCCGACGCGGTCTTCGACCTGTTCTGGCCCGCCGACAGGCTCGCCGAGCTGGAGGCCGCCTGCTTCCCGGCCTACCTGCGAGGGTTGCGCGCGAGCGGCTGGCCCGGCACCGACACCGAGGCGCGGCTCGGTCTCGTGGCCTCGTGCGTCAAGTACGCCTGGCTGCTCCCGCTGATGCTCGCCCGTGCCGGTGGCACCCAGCAGCGCGCCTACCACCAGGACGTCGACGCGCAGCACCTGTACCGCCAGCGGGGGACGGCACTGGCGCACCTCGTCGGGTGGGCCGACGAGGCGATGTCCATCGCGTCCTGACCAGTCCACCCCCGCGGCTCGCTCGCAGCCCCTGGTGGGTCCGGACCCGGTCCTCTACCGGGGACCGCTGGCCGTCAGCCCTCTCGGGGTGGCAGCGCGCAGCCCCGCTACCGCCTGCTTCGACGCACCACGACGGCGTAGCCGGCGAAGAAGACCGCGAGAGCGACGAGCAGGCCGCCCACCACCGGGAGGGGGATGCCGCGGCGACCGACGTCGGACATGTCGGAGGTCAGGAGCACCCCGATGCCGCCTGCCAGGCAGAACCCGGCGATGACGAACAAGCCCGTCGGAGAGAGGGGAGGCTGTGAGGTCACAGGACATCCTGAGCCGCGGCGACCGGCTCCGCCCTACTCAGGAGCCTGGATGGACGCGGCTTGTTCGGTTTGGTCCGCCAGACGGAGACCACGGGCCGACAGCCGACGCATCGCCCACGACGCCGTGACCGGCGTGTTCTGCGGTGACCCCGGCCAGATTCGAACTGGCGACACACGGTTTAGGAAACCGATGCTCTATCCCCTGAGCTACGGGGCCGTGGGCAGCGTCGGCCCGGGGCCCCCGCCGCCCGTGAGGACGAGACGGTCGGAGGCTACCCGAGCCCGCCGACGGGCGGGCACCGGCACCGGCCGCCCCGGGCGGTCCCCGACCGGGTGCAGCCGTCCGGGCGACAGCGCGCGCCGGGCGGTCGGGATCTGACCGGACGGCTGCGGCACGTCCCGTCACGGCCCATCATCGGGGAGTGGTCAACTGCAGCTCCCGCCCCGTGTCCTCCGCCGTGGCGCTCGCCCTCGGCAGCCTCCTGCTGACCGGTGCGCCTGCCGCCTCCGCGGCGACGGCCGGGGCACCGACGGGCGCCGCCGTGGCGCAGCAGGCGGCGCAGCATGTCGCCCCGGTGCAGGGGCTCGTGCACGAGCAGGCAGCGCCGCTCACGGAGCCGGCGCCCGACGGCCCGCCGCTGTCGGCGGCCGCGGTGGTGGCGCGCGACGGCATCGTGGACGTCGTCGTCCGCACGGCCCCCGACGCCGACCCTGAGGTCGTCGCGCGCGGCGTCGACGCGGGGGCGGACCTGGTCTTCCAGTCCGTTCTGTCGGGGTTCACCACCACGGTCGACCCGGCGGGGCTGGCCGACCTGCAGGCGGACCCGCGCGTGCTCGCCGTCGAGGTGGACCAGGTCGTCTGGACAGCGAGCACCCGTTCCCCCGTGACCTGGGGGCTGGACCGCACCGACCAGCGCACCCTGCCGTTGTCCGGGAGCTACACGCAGCGCTCGACCGGCGCCGGGGCCACCATCTACGTCGTCGACAGCGGGGTCGACGCCGGCCACGCCGAGTTCGGCGGCCGCGTGCGGTCCGGCTTCACCGTGGTGACCGACGGCGCCGGCACGGACGACTGCAACGGTCACGGCACGCACGTGGCGGGGACCGCAGCAGGCGCCGTCCACGGTGTCGCCAGCTCGGCGACGGTGGTGCCGGTCCGCGTGGCGGACTGCCGCGGGAAGGGCACCGTCGGCGGGATCGTGGACGGGTTGGACTGGGTGCTGCAGGACCACCAGGCGGGGACCCCCGCGGTGGTCAACCTCAGCATCGGCGCGGGACCCAGCCCGATGCTCGACGACGCGGTCCGTGCCCTGCACGCGCGCGGCCTCAGCGTCGTCGTCGCCGCGGGCAACGCCGGGGCCGACGCCTGTCTCAGCTCGCCGGGCCGGGTCCCTGCTGCCGTCACCGTCGGGGCGACCGACGCGTCCGACCGGCGGCCGTCCTGGTCGGACCACGGCGCCTGCCTCGACCTGTTCGCCCCCGGGGTCGAGATCCGGTCGGCCGCGCACGGCACCGTGACCGGGACCCGGGTGGACTCCGGCACGTCGATGGCGGCCCCCCACGCCGCAGGCGTCCTCGCGGTCATGCGGGCGGCCGAGCCCGGCCTGACCGCCACGGCGGCGGCGGAGCGTCTCGTCGCCTCCTCGTCCCCGGGCGTCGTCCTGGACACGGCCGGGTCGCCGAACCGCCTGCTCTCGCAGTCCTCCGCGCCGCCCAGCGCCGAGTGCCCGGCGGGCGACGACCGCACCGGCGCCGTCAGCCTGCCCCGCCCCGGTGTCGTCGTCGTCCAGCGGACCATGTCGCCCACCCGCTACGACCTGTTCACCGTGGACAGCAGCGGCGCCGCCACCCCGCTGGCGGTCGACGGCCTGCCCCTGACCACCCAGGTGGTCGCGACCTGGGAGAACGGCGCCGGCTGCTCCGGCCTGCCGGGCTCGCGCGCCGCCTGGGCCGTCACCCCCGGCGGGCGCGTGTTCGGCGAGGGCTCCGTGACCGGGCCGCCCGCCGCCTCCTACGGCGACGCCTCGACGCTCCCGCTGGCCCGCCCCGTCGTGGGGATGAGCCCGACGGCGTCCGGTCGCGGCTACTGGCTCGTCGCCTCCGACGGCGGGATCTTCACCTACGGCGACGCGGTCTTCCACGGCTCGACCGGGGCGCTGCGCCTCAACCAGCCGATCGTCGGCATGGCCACCACGCCCACGGGCGGCGGGTACTGGCTCGTCGCCTCCGACGGCGGGGTGTTCGCCTTCGGCGACGCGGTGTTCCACGGCTCGACCGGCGCCCTGCGGCTGCAGCGCCCCGTCACCGGCATGCTCGCCACCCCGACCGGCCAGGGCTACTGGATGGTCGCCTCCGACGGCGGGGTGTTCACCTTCGGCGACGCGCTGTTCCACGGCTCGACCGGCGCGCAGACGCTCAGCTCCCCGATCGCCGGGATGCTGCCCCGTACCGGCGGCTACCTGCTCGTGGGCGGCGACGGCAGGACGTACGGGTTCGGCGGCCGGTAGGCAGGCCGGGTCGGCCGGCGTCCGGACGGTAGGGGGCCAGGTCTGACGCCGGGCCGGTCTGGGTACCCCTCCGGCATGACCGACCTGACTGCCCTCGTCCTCACCTGCTCGCTCAAGAAGTCCCCCGCCCCCTCCTCCTCGGAGACCCTCGGCCGCGAGGTCCTCACCGCGCTCGGCGAGCACGGCGTCACCGGCGAGGTGGTCCGCGTCGTCGACCACGACGTCCGCTTCGGCGTCTCCCTCGACGAGGGCGACGGCGACGGCTGGCCGGCGCTGCGGGCCAAGGTCATGGCCGCCGACATCCTCGTCCTCGCCACCCCCATCTGGCTGGGGCAGCCGTCCTCGGTCGCCAAGGTCGTCCTCGAGCGGCTCGACGCCGAGATCTCCGAGTCCGACGACCAGGGCCGCATGCTCACCTTCGGCAAGGTCGCCGGCGTGGCCGTCGTCGGCAACGAGGACGGCGCCCACCACACCAGCGCCGAGGTGTTCCAGGCGCTCGTCGACGTCGGCTTCACCGTGCCGGCCGCCGCCACCACGTACTGGGTCGGCGAGGCCATGGGCGGCGTCGACTACCAGGACCTGGAGGAGAAGCCGGAGTCGACGCAGGGCACGACCGCCGACGTCGCCCGCCACCTGGCGCACCTGGCCCGGCTGCTCAAGGACTCGCCCTACCCCGCCGCCGGCTGACCCGCACGCCCCGGGCGGGACCGGGACAGGTCCTCAGGCGGGCGCGTCCGCGCGCAGCACCTGGCAGCCTGTCCACTCCCCGCCCGGGGACAGCGTCACCGGCTCCAGCTGCGCCGGCTCGACGCAGACGAACTCGCCCTCCCCGCCCGGGTGCACGTCGCCCGGGGCGCCGCCCGGGCCGGGGTTCCACACCACGCGGGAGCCGAAGCCGTCGGCGGTGAGCACGGTGGCACCCAGGACCGGGTCGCGGAGCACGACGGCCCCCTGGGTCCCGGGCTCGACGCCGGCCACGGCGACGTCCACCGGACCGACGACCGGCAGCGGGCCCTGCGGCAGGACCGTGCTGCCGCTGCCGTCGTTGGCCTCCGCGGTCCGCCCCTCCAGGCCCGTCAGGCGGGCGTCGGCCGTGGAGGACACTCGCAGGTAGGTGTGCAGGGCCGCCGTGAAGGTCAGCGGCGCGGTGCCCTCGGACCGCACCCACAGCCGCACCGACAGCTCCGCGCCCACCGCGACCGCGTCGAGGTGGAGCGTGAAGGCGTGCGGGTAGGGCGTCGTCGTGCCGTCGGACACCAGGCGCAGCCGCGCCGTGGCCGCCCCCCGGTCGTCGGTGCCGGCCTGCAGCACCTCCCAGGCGCGGTCGCGGACGACGCCGTGCCGGGGGCCGTCGCCGCGGGCCGCGAACTGCGGCCAGATGACGGGGATGCCGCCACGGACCGCGGTGCCGGGCCCGCAGCCGGTGTCCCGGCTCAGCCACAGCCGCTCCTCACCGCCCGCCGGCGACCACCCGAGGACGTGCCCGCCGTGCGCGCAGAACGTGAGGACCGCGCCGTCGTCGGCCACGAGCCGGACCGGTCGGCAGGGGTCCGGGGCCCCGTCGTGCGGTGCGGAGGACGCGTCCGGCCGTGCCAGGGGCTCGGTCATGCCAGCGAGGGTGCCAGGTGCGCCGCCCACCCGGCCAGCACCGGCGAGCAGCCCGCGTCCAGGTGCACCGTGGCCAGGTCCGCCGCCCGGGTCGGGCCGCGGTTGACGACGACGACCGGGATGCCCTCGCGCGCGGCCCGGGCGACGAACCGGCGGCCCGAGAAGACCGTGCACGACGTCCCGGCGACCAGCAGCACCCGGGCGGCCTCGACCAGGGCGTAGCAGCGCTCGACCCGCTCGACCGGCACGTTCTCGCCGAAGAACACGACGTCGGGCTTGAGCATCCCGCCGCAGCGCTCGCAGGGGGCGACGACGAACCCGGCCGTGTCGTCGAGGTCGACGTCCCCGTCCGGGGCGATGTCCGCCGAGCCCAGGTCGTCCCGCTCGGCCCAGCCGGGGTTGAGGGCCGCGAGCCGCTCGTGCAGCCGCACCCGCGGCGTGAGCTCCCGGCAGCCCAGGCACACGACCTGCGACAGGGTCCCGTGCAGGTCCACGACGTCCGGCGACCCGGCAGCCTGGTGCAGCTCGTCGACGTTCTGGGTGATGACGGACGTGACGACCCCGGCCCGGCCGAGCGCGGCGAGCGCCCGGTGACCCTCGTTCGGCGACGCCGCGGCCATCCGGTGCCAGCCGACGTGGCTGCGCGCCCAGTAGCGCTGCCTGCCCCGCTCGGAGCGGGTGAAGTCCTGGTACGTCATGGGCGCACGGCGCGGCGTGCCCGGCCCCCGGTAGTCCGGGATGCCCGAGTCCGTGCTCATGCCCGCCCCGGTGAGCGCCACCACCCCGCCCCCGGCGAGCAGCTCGACTGCCTCCACCGGGTAAGGGTAGGTCGGGGCGCCGGGAGGTCGAGGACCGGTCGTCGGGTCCCGGACGGCGCGGGCTAGCGTGCCGCGGGTGGACAGCCCCGAGCACCTCATCGACGGCGTCCTGGCCCGGATGGGGGAGCGGCTGGAGGAGCTGGAGCGGGCGGGGGACCCGGCACGGCACTTCCTCGCCACCTACCGCCGCGTCACCCTGGCCGTCGGCGAGGCGGCCGCGCAGGGCCGGGTCGAGGACCCGTCGTGGCTGGCGCGCTGGGACGTCGCCTTCGCCGAGCTGTACCTGCAGGCGCACGACGCGTGGCAGCAGGAGCCGGCCACCGTCCCCGGGCCCTGGCGCGAAGCGTTCTCGGCGCCGGCCGGCCTCGAGCCGTACCTGCACGTGCTGCTCGGCATGAACGCCCACATCAACTTCGACATGCCGCAGTCGCTGCTGCAGGTCGTCGGCGAGCGCGACCGGCACGACCCGGTCCTCATGGGCTCGCGCGAGCGCGACCACCACGCCCTCGACGGGGTGATCGTCGCCCTGGTCCCGCAGGAGTCCCGCCACCTGGTGAGGGCGGCGGCGGCCGCGCCCGGCGTCCTGGACCGGCTGCTGCTGCCGCTGTCGCGGGCGGCGTCGGCGCGGCTGCTGCGCGAGAGCCGCGAGCAGGTGTGGGCCAATACCCACGTCATGCTCCGCGCGCGGGCGGCCGGTCCCGGCCCGCTCGCCGCCGCGACGGCCCGGCTGGAGGAGCTGTCCACCCGGCGCGTCCACGACCTGCTCGTCCCGCGCCACCCGCTGTACCACCTGGCCCGGCACGGCTTCGGGGTGCGGCTCGACGGCGGCGCCGAGGACGAGCGGGTCGCCTGACAGACGCTCCTCTCGCCTGCTGGCGCGGGCCGGGCCGTCTCGCGGCCAGGCCACCTGGGCGGGGCAGGCCTGCTCGGCCCGCAGCGGGAGGTCCGCGGTCGGTCCCGGGACCTAGCGTGACGGCGTGGCTGTCTCCCGTCCCGCCCTGGTCGTCGCCTGGCTCGTCGCCGCCACCTGCTGGGGGGCCAGCTTCCTGTTCATCAAGTGGGGCCTCGAGGGCCTGGTCCCCGGCCAGGTGGCCCTGGCGCGGCTGCTCTTCGGGACGCTGTTCCTCGGCGGCTGGCTGCTGGTCACCCGCACCGCGCTGCCCGCCGACCGGGGCACGTGGGGCCACTTCGCGGTACTCGGTGTCCTGTTCTGCTTCGCCCCGTTCACGCTGTTCGCCTACGCCGAGACCCTCGTGGACTCCGGGCTGGCCGCCATCCTCAACGCGACGACGCCGCTGTGGACGCTCGTCATGGTGCTGCTGTTCCTGCCGAGCGAGCGCGTCACCACCCGCAAGGCGGTCGGTCTGCTCGTCGGCTTCGCCGGTGTCGTCGTCGTGGCGCTGCCGCAGGTGGCCGGGCTCGGCGGGCGCGACGCGCTGCTCGGGCAGGCCGCCTGCCTGGGGGCGACCGCCTGCTACGGCGCCGGGCTGGTGTGGGTGCGCCGGTTCGTCATCCCCCGCGGCACCGGCCCGCTGGTCATCGCGTTCGGCCAGGTGTCGATGGGACTGGCCTGGTCCCTCCTCGCCGCGCCGGTGCTGTCGTGGGAGCCGGTCCAGCTGACGACCAGGGTCGTGCTGGGGATGGTCGCGCTGGGCGTGCTCGGGACGGGGCTCGCCTTCGTGCTCAACACCGCCGTCACCGCGGGGCTCGGGGCGACGTTCGCGTCCACCGTCACCTACCTGTCGCCGGTCATCGGCGTCGCGCTCGGTGCGCTCCTGCTCGCCGAGAGCATCGGCCTCGCCGAGGTGGTCGGCGGCCTGGTCGTCGTGCTCGGCGTGGCGGTGGGCCAGGGGGTGCTCCGGCTGCCCCGCCGGGCCGCCCGGGACTCCTCCGGCGTCCGGGCGTCCCCGGGTGCGGGAGGCGCCCGCGGGGCGCGGGATCTCGTACCGTGAGCACATGCCATCCCCCGGACAGCCGTCGGTCGAGACGGGTCCGGGGACCACGGGCCCGGCGGGGCGCGCCGCGCAGGTGCTCGACCGCGCCCGGACCGCGCTGCTGCAGGACCCGACCGGCACCCGCGACCTGAGGCCCGTCGAGGCGGCCTGCCTCGACGTCACCTCCGCGCACCCCTCCGGCCAGGCGCACCTGCTCGCCTCGGGCCGGCAGAAGCTGTCGGGCCTGGTCCGCGACCCGGACGCCCGCGTCGCCGCCCTCGCGCAGCTGCGCCGCTTCCGCGAGGTCGTCGGCTCGCTGGAGGACCGCGGCCATACCGCGGGGCACCTGGTCGCCGGGGTCGTCGTGCTGCCCGACGGCGGCGAGATGCCGGTCCTGCTCCGCTCCTGCCGCGTCGGCGGCAGCGGCGAGACCGACGCCCAGGTCGTGGTCGAGGGCCAGGTCGAGCTCAACCCTGCCCTGGCCCGGGAGCTGCTCGAGCGCAGCGGCGGCACGGTGGACCTGCCGGCGGTGCTCGGGGACCGGCTGCGGACCAGCGGGAACGGCTTCGACCCCTACCCGCTGCTCGACCTCGTCCAGGCGGCGCTGCCGGGCGTGCCCGGCGCCCTGCTGCGGCGCCGGCTGCTGCTGGCGCCGGTGTCGCTGGACGGCGACCGGGTCCTCGCCGACCTGGAGCGGCTGCGCACCACCGTCGGCCCGTCCTCGCCGCTGGCCTGGGTGGGCGACGAGCAGGACGAGCCCGTCGAGGACCTGCTCGCGCGGGTGGGCCACGGCCTGCCCGTCGTCGACGACCCCGGCCAGGGCGTCCAGGACCTGCTCGAGCGCTTCTCGCCCGTCCGGCTCGACCCCGACCAGCGGCGCGTCCTCACCGCCGTCCTGGCCGGCCACAGCACCGCCGTGGACGCCCCGCCCGGCGCCGGTGCCACCACGTGCGCGACCGCCGTCGCCGCGGTCGCCGCCGCCACCGGCCGGCGCTGCCTGGTCGTGGTCCCCACCCGCGCCGAGGGCGACGTGCTCGTCGACCGGCTCGTGGCGCTCGGCCTGGGCGACCTCGTCAGCGACGGCTCCGGCCGCCCGGCCGCCTCGACCGAGTCCGCCGCCCGCACCGCGGGGTCCACGGGCGGGCCCGCCGAGGAGGCCGCCCGGCGCCACGTCGAGGCGGGGGAGCGCTACCGCGCGGCGGTCGCCGAGCTGCGCCGCGTCCGGCGGCCGTGGCAGGTCACCCGCGCGCAGGTGCTCGAGGTGCTGGCCGAGGCCGCGGTCGAGGGACCCCGGCTCAGCGACGTGGTCCTCGCGCAGGACCCCGGGACCGGGCTGTCGCGCGAGCAGATGGAGGCCCTGGCAGACGACCTCGCCGAGGCCGTCGCGCTCGGCTCGCTCGAGCCCACCGAGACCGCCTGGACCGGCGCCCGGATCACCGACCGGCAGGGTGCGCAGGAGGCCCTGGGCCTGTCCGCCCGGCTGCGGGACGGGCTGGTCGCCGAGGCGGTCGACGCCGCCGCCGAGCTCGCGCAGGGCACCGGCACCGTCCGTGCCACGACGGTGGCCGAGGTCGCCGAGCGCCACCGCCTGTTCGCCGGCCTGCAGACCACCCTCGACCGGCTCGTCCCCGAGGTGTTCGACGTCCCGATCCTCGACCTGGTGGCCGCGACCGCCGACGAGGAGTTCCGCCGGACGACCGGCTACACCCTGGGCGGCGCCCAGCGCTGGCGACTGCGCCGGCGGGCCCGCCAGCTCGTCCGCCCCGGCGTGGAGTGCGACGAGCGCCAGCTGCACCGGCTGCTGTCCGCCGCGGCCGCCCAGCGCCTGGACTGGCAGAAGATCTCCGAGGGGTCCGGCTGGGCGCACCTGCCCTCCTCGACGGCCGGGCTCGTGGCCACGCTCGGCGAGCTGGTGCGGGCGTGCGAGCGGCTGGACCTGCTCCACCCCGGGCTGCAGCTGTCCCGCCGACCGGTCGGCCAGGTCGAGCAGGTGGCCGCCCGGCTGCTCGAGGAGGCCGACGCCCTCGACGACCTGCCCCGCCGCACCCTGCTCGAGCAGCGCGTCAGCGAGCGCGGCGGCTCCGGCCTGCTCGCGCACCTGCGCCGGCTGCCGACCGGCACGGTGAGCCCGGGCGCCGCCGCCCGCGAGCTGCGCCTGGCGTGGTGGACCGGCGTGGCCGAGGCGACCGCGCCCGCCCTGTCGGACCGGGCGGTGACGAGCGAGGCGTCCGAGCGCTACGCCGCCTCGCAGCGCGACTGGGTGGCCGCCGCCCCCGCCCGCGTCCGCGCCGCCCGCGGCGAGGTGGACAGCGGCTCCCGGCTGGCCGGGCCGGTGCGCGTGCTCGTCCCCGCCGACGTGGCTGCCCTCCCGGTCGACGACCACGTCGACGTCCTCGTGCTGGACGACGCCGGTCGCGCCGGCTTCCCCGAGGCGTGCGGCGCCCTGGCCCGCAGCTCGCAGGTGCTCGCCCTCGGCGACCTGGGCGTCGCGCGGCAGGGTTCCGCGCTCGCCGTGCTCGGCAGCT
Encoded here:
- a CDS encoding DMT family transporter, encoding MAVSRPALVVAWLVAATCWGASFLFIKWGLEGLVPGQVALARLLFGTLFLGGWLLVTRTALPADRGTWGHFAVLGVLFCFAPFTLFAYAETLVDSGLAAILNATTPLWTLVMVLLFLPSERVTTRKAVGLLVGFAGVVVVALPQVAGLGGRDALLGQAACLGATACYGAGLVWVRRFVIPRGTGPLVIAFGQVSMGLAWSLLAAPVLSWEPVQLTTRVVLGMVALGVLGTGLAFVLNTAVTAGLGATFASTVTYLSPVIGVALGALLLAESIGLAEVVGGLVVVLGVAVGQGVLRLPRRAARDSSGVRASPGAGGARGARDLVP
- a CDS encoding flavodoxin family protein, with amino-acid sequence MTDLTALVLTCSLKKSPAPSSSETLGREVLTALGEHGVTGEVVRVVDHDVRFGVSLDEGDGDGWPALRAKVMAADILVLATPIWLGQPSSVAKVVLERLDAEISESDDQGRMLTFGKVAGVAVVGNEDGAHHTSAEVFQALVDVGFTVPAAATTYWVGEAMGGVDYQDLEEKPESTQGTTADVARHLAHLARLLKDSPYPAAG
- a CDS encoding DUF5995 family protein, whose amino-acid sequence is MDSPEHLIDGVLARMGERLEELERAGDPARHFLATYRRVTLAVGEAAAQGRVEDPSWLARWDVAFAELYLQAHDAWQQEPATVPGPWREAFSAPAGLEPYLHVLLGMNAHINFDMPQSLLQVVGERDRHDPVLMGSRERDHHALDGVIVALVPQESRHLVRAAAAAPGVLDRLLLPLSRAASARLLRESREQVWANTHVMLRARAAGPGPLAAATARLEELSTRRVHDLLVPRHPLYHLARHGFGVRLDGGAEDERVA
- a CDS encoding NAD-dependent protein deacetylase, giving the protein MEAVELLAGGGVVALTGAGMSTDSGIPDYRGPGTPRRAPMTYQDFTRSERGRQRYWARSHVGWHRMAAASPNEGHRALAALGRAGVVTSVITQNVDELHQAAGSPDVVDLHGTLSQVVCLGCRELTPRVRLHERLAALNPGWAERDDLGSADIAPDGDVDLDDTAGFVVAPCERCGGMLKPDVVFFGENVPVERVERCYALVEAARVLLVAGTSCTVFSGRRFVARAAREGIPVVVVNRGPTRAADLATVHLDAGCSPVLAGWAAHLAPSLA
- a CDS encoding S8 family peptidase; amino-acid sequence: MVNCSSRPVSSAVALALGSLLLTGAPAASAATAGAPTGAAVAQQAAQHVAPVQGLVHEQAAPLTEPAPDGPPLSAAAVVARDGIVDVVVRTAPDADPEVVARGVDAGADLVFQSVLSGFTTTVDPAGLADLQADPRVLAVEVDQVVWTASTRSPVTWGLDRTDQRTLPLSGSYTQRSTGAGATIYVVDSGVDAGHAEFGGRVRSGFTVVTDGAGTDDCNGHGTHVAGTAAGAVHGVASSATVVPVRVADCRGKGTVGGIVDGLDWVLQDHQAGTPAVVNLSIGAGPSPMLDDAVRALHARGLSVVVAAGNAGADACLSSPGRVPAAVTVGATDASDRRPSWSDHGACLDLFAPGVEIRSAAHGTVTGTRVDSGTSMAAPHAAGVLAVMRAAEPGLTATAAAERLVASSSPGVVLDTAGSPNRLLSQSSAPPSAECPAGDDRTGAVSLPRPGVVVVQRTMSPTRYDLFTVDSSGAATPLAVDGLPLTTQVVATWENGAGCSGLPGSRAAWAVTPGGRVFGEGSVTGPPAASYGDASTLPLARPVVGMSPTASGRGYWLVASDGGIFTYGDAVFHGSTGALRLNQPIVGMATTPTGGGYWLVASDGGVFAFGDAVFHGSTGALRLQRPVTGMLATPTGQGYWMVASDGGVFTFGDALFHGSTGAQTLSSPIAGMLPRTGGYLLVGGDGRTYGFGGR